A window of the Lactuca sativa cultivar Salinas chromosome 5, Lsat_Salinas_v11, whole genome shotgun sequence genome harbors these coding sequences:
- the LOC111892846 gene encoding glutathione S-transferase, which translates to MAIKLYGSLISTATQRVKAALAEKDIEYEFIIIDMAKNEHKKPEFLTRNPFGQVPAFEDGDLKLFESRAITQYIAHAYADKGNDLIFEDPKKMAKLSVWMEVESQKYEPIASKLVWELLLKPMFGMTTDEAIVEEYEKKMEGLLDVYESRLSESKYLGGDCFTLVDLHHLPTMKYLMGTRVKKLFDARPNVSAWAAEIQSRPGWIKAITA; encoded by the exons ATGGCCATTAAACTCTATGGATCCCTTATTTCAACCGCAACACAGCGAGTCAAAGCTGCCCTCGCTGAGAAGGATATTGAGTACGAGTTCATAATCATCGACATGGCCAAAAATGAACACAAGAAACCTGAATTCCTTACCCGGAAC CCATTCGGTCAAGTTCCAGCGTTTGAGGATGGTGATCTCAAGTTGTTCG AATCAAGGGCGATTACTCAATACATAGCACACGCGTATGCCGACAAGGGTAACGATCTGATATTCGAGGATCCGAAGAAAATGGCGAAACTGTCGGTGTGGATGGAAGTGGAGTCCCAGAAATATGAACCGATAGCTTCGAAACTGGTGTGGGAGCTTCTTTTGAAGCCGATGTTTGGGATGACTACCGACGAGGCGATTGTGGAAGAGTACGAGAAGAAAATGGAGGGGTTGCTTGACGTGTACGAATCACGGCTGTCGGAGAGCAAGTATTTGGGCGGAGATTGCTTCACTTTGGTGGATCTCCACCACCTCCCTACCATGAAGTACTTGATGGGAACGCGGGTGAAGAAGCTGTTTGACGCGCGGCCCAATGTCAGCGCGTGGGCTGCCGAAATCCAGTCAAGGCCTGGCTGGATCAAAGCTATTACCGCCTAA